One genomic region from Agelaius phoeniceus isolate bAgePho1 chromosome 25, bAgePho1.hap1, whole genome shotgun sequence encodes:
- the NUDT3 gene encoding diphosphoinositol polyphosphate phosphohydrolase 1 isoform X5 has translation MEVLLVSSSRHPDRWIVPGGGMEPEEEPGVAAVREVCEEAGVKGTLGRLVGIFENRDRKHRTYVYVLIVTEVLEDWEDSVNIGRKREWFKIEDAIKVLQYHKPVQASYFETLRQGCLANNGTPVMSTPYSESSVSDIR, from the exons ATGGAG GTGCTGCTGGTGAGCAGTAGTCGCCATCCAGACCGATGGATTGTCCCCGGGGGTGGCATGGAGCCCGAGGAGGAGCCCGGCGTGGCCGCCGTGCGCGAGGTGTGTGAGGAG GCTGGAGTGAAAGGGACGTTAGGAAGATTAGTGGGAATTTTTGAG AACCGGGACAGGAAGCACAGGACTTATGTTTACGTACTCATCGTCACCGAAGTGTTGGAGGACTGGGAGGACTCTGTCAATATTG gaaggaaaagggaatggTTTAAGATAGAGGATGCCATAAAAGTTCTGCAGTATCATAAACCAGTGCAGGCCTCGTATTTTGAGACCTTGAGGCAAGGCTGTCTGGCCAACAACGGCACCCCGGTGATGAGCACGCCGTACTCCGAGAGCTCCGTGTCCGACATCAGATGA
- the NUDT3 gene encoding diphosphoinositol polyphosphate phosphohydrolase 1 isoform X1, whose translation MSVLVCKDSFSCNASEQGEAVAEGTQSVGAPQCHCCWNFHGCVDGAEGEVLLVSSSRHPDRWIVPGGGMEPEEEPGVAAVREVCEEAGVKGTLGRLVGIFENRDRKHRTYVYVLIVTEVLEDWEDSVNIGRKREWFKIEDAIKVLQYHKPVQASYFETLRQGCLANNGTPVMSTPYSESSVSDIR comes from the exons ATGAGTGTTTTGGTGTGCAAGGACAGTTTTTCCTGCAATGcatcagagcagggagaggcagtGGCTGAGGGAACACAGAGTGTGGGAGCGCCTCAGTGTCACTGCTGCTGGAATTTCCACGGCTGCGtggatggggctgagggagaA GTGCTGCTGGTGAGCAGTAGTCGCCATCCAGACCGATGGATTGTCCCCGGGGGTGGCATGGAGCCCGAGGAGGAGCCCGGCGTGGCCGCCGTGCGCGAGGTGTGTGAGGAG GCTGGAGTGAAAGGGACGTTAGGAAGATTAGTGGGAATTTTTGAG AACCGGGACAGGAAGCACAGGACTTATGTTTACGTACTCATCGTCACCGAAGTGTTGGAGGACTGGGAGGACTCTGTCAATATTG gaaggaaaagggaatggTTTAAGATAGAGGATGCCATAAAAGTTCTGCAGTATCATAAACCAGTGCAGGCCTCGTATTTTGAGACCTTGAGGCAAGGCTGTCTGGCCAACAACGGCACCCCGGTGATGAGCACGCCGTACTCCGAGAGCTCCGTGTCCGACATCAGATGA
- the NUDT3 gene encoding diphosphoinositol polyphosphate phosphohydrolase 1 isoform X4, giving the protein MDASSGLSCQVLLVSSSRHPDRWIVPGGGMEPEEEPGVAAVREVCEEAGVKGTLGRLVGIFENRDRKHRTYVYVLIVTEVLEDWEDSVNIGRKREWFKIEDAIKVLQYHKPVQASYFETLRQGCLANNGTPVMSTPYSESSVSDIR; this is encoded by the exons GTGCTGCTGGTGAGCAGTAGTCGCCATCCAGACCGATGGATTGTCCCCGGGGGTGGCATGGAGCCCGAGGAGGAGCCCGGCGTGGCCGCCGTGCGCGAGGTGTGTGAGGAG GCTGGAGTGAAAGGGACGTTAGGAAGATTAGTGGGAATTTTTGAG AACCGGGACAGGAAGCACAGGACTTATGTTTACGTACTCATCGTCACCGAAGTGTTGGAGGACTGGGAGGACTCTGTCAATATTG gaaggaaaagggaatggTTTAAGATAGAGGATGCCATAAAAGTTCTGCAGTATCATAAACCAGTGCAGGCCTCGTATTTTGAGACCTTGAGGCAAGGCTGTCTGGCCAACAACGGCACCCCGGTGATGAGCACGCCGTACTCCGAGAGCTCCGTGTCCGACATCAGATGA